The following DNA comes from Papaver somniferum cultivar HN1 chromosome 4, ASM357369v1, whole genome shotgun sequence.
CATCATTATTTGTTTGTTCACCTGAACCACCAGTTACAACGACTTTCTCCTTTATTTTGGCAAGTTTCGGCGGCAAGATTGCAGGCTTCCTATCACCCACCTTTCCTTGTGAATCAGGGCTTGAATAAACACCAGTGAATCTTTCTGTTCTTGCTTGCTCGGCTTTCTCCTTGATTGCCTTCTCCCTCTCTAACGCCAACTTGTGTCGATCCTTATAAGCAGGGTACTTTTCATCTATAACCCCATCAACTGATTTAGACATCAGTTGGAATGATTCAGCTACATTGACAAGTGAATCACTGGATGGAACCCGTGATCTAATTCTTTGAAGGTTAGGTGTTTCTGGAGAATCGGCAGATTCCTGCTCCTTTCCAAATGTAGTGATGGCAACACTATCACTAGCATTTCGTATCATCAAAGATTCCAATGGACCTCTCGACATGGAGGGTCGATAACTCCTGCTAGGTGATCCTATCGATCTTGAAGGTGATGAAAGCATACTTGAATCATCTTTGCCTTTTCCCCACTTCTTAAGCTTTTGGATTAGACtagtttttttactaaaactACTATTCCTACTGAATGAACTGTCCATAGAAGCATTCTCAAAATCTTCACTCCCGGGGGATGAAGGGGAGGCAATACTTTCAAGATCCGTATCTCCTTGTCCACGTTCAGATCCTGCATACTCCAACATAAGCTGTTTCGCTCTCTCCTGAGATTTAGGGCTCAAGTTTGTGCTGAGATCACGAGCAGATGGTTTTCCAGCTGCTGTTTGATTGTTTCGAAGTTCAAATCTCAAACAAGCATTGACCCATCGCAAGTAAACCAACTCCTCAACTTCGCTGAACCTGTTCAATTGAAGCCCTTCCACTTGCTTCTGGAGATCTTCATTTGCATGCCTTAAGTTACTTACATCCTCCCTTGCCTGCGCAACCAATTCAGTCTGCAACAGCACAATGCAAATATTCACGTGCATGAGTAAAATGGTCGAAAATCATCTAAAACTGGAGTTCAGGTCTGTCCTACATAATGAAACATGACCTCCCTATGTTTTTTACTCAAGTGAGACGACAATTGTCTCTCCTATGCTTTATATAATGCACTTTATGTAAGCAATGACAACAACCTGAAAGCTTGGCTTGTCTCAGTTGAATCAAAAACCAACTCTGGTTATCTTGCTTATAAGGAACTACAGTGGCTACAGAATGAGTTTTGAGAAACTGAGATAAATCAGGGTATATAAGTTATACTTAAAATTGATGCACGAAGACTaaggattttttctttttttcacgaGTTCATTTCCAGACCACGCATGTAGAGACTTAAACTTTCATATGTATGATATAAAAGAATCTCACCTCTGTCATATTGGACAGGTTTCTTATTTTGGTCTCAGCAGCATCCAGTTTAACCATCAAATCCCTCTTCTCAAACTGAAGTTCTTTATTCTTTCTCTTGAGCTCTACAACTGTCATTTCCAATTCCGACACGgctttgagctttttctctactTCAGAATCATTCTTGAATGTGGCTTCTTCCTTTGACTGGAGACCAGTAACTTGTTGTTTGAGCATCAATAATTGTCCCCTGGTTTGGTTGGCGTCAAGTTGAATTTGCCTCTGCAACTCTTTAATCTTGTTCCTAGCAATCTCAAGCTCCTTTCTTGCCACGACTCCCTGTGATATTTCATCTTGGagtttctttctttcagcttgCAATGAATTAATGGTGACATTCAGCATATCAATTTCGACTGACTTTATCTTTACTTGCCTCTGTAACTCGGTGACATCTGATTCCTGCTCCTTCAGACCATAATACTCAAGTAATTCTCCTTCCAGTTTCACTTCTCTCTCTTCCAGTTCCTTAACTAAGTTCCTTAGCCGTTCAAGTTCATTTGCATTATTAGCCATCTCAAGCTCATACATTCTGTCTTTCTCGTTATCCTGTCTTAAATCGTACTTGTCATTTGGTAATGGATAGTCAATTTGTCCGGAAAGAAAATCTTCAAATTCTGGTAAAATCTcatcttcttcaagaaaacaaggattgctcaaagatgggtttatgACACTGCTAATTCTTTTAACTTCTTCATCGTCTTCcccttctatttcttcttcttccccttttatttcttctgttttttcttcgtcatttttttcttcatctacttctgtttctttttcttgctcgtgtatttcttcttcttccttttcctgCAAAACATAAAACATTCTTGAATCATCAATCACCACCAATATGCATAAAGTACATTAGTTTCAAACTAACTACATCTTTGCTTCTTCATTTATTTGCAAAACAAATATTACACATTAGACCAAAACAGTGATATTTGTAACTTACTTCCTCTTCAGGGCTAATAGTAAAATCGACAACCTCTTCTCTTTCAACCACCTCTGGTTCAATAGTTGCTTCGCCATTTTCTAAATTCACAAgtcatcaaaaagaaataaaatgtaAACCTGAGTTAGAAGAGTCCAAGAATCAAccaacaccttgaaagttcacaTTCAAATTTTACATGCCAAAACAATGCTACACCATGATTTAGTAATCAATCGATGTACTTGAATAAACACGCACGAAAACTAGAACCAAGTACTAAGCCAAAGATAATAAGTACCTGGAGGTTTGATTACAACAGAAGCCGGAGGCGGGCTCGGCTTCTTTCCAGTTATCTGCTTAATTGCATAGGTTGCAACTGAAGCAGCAAGCAGAAAACCTACCCTGGCTATCATGTATATGTTTTTAACAACAACTACTTATCCTTTTACCCATCTTCAGACTTCACTAATTCACTATAACTTCTAAACTCTCTCTAACCGTTTCGAAACACCACCATAACTCAAACTTCATTTCAATCTAAAACCATAATCCACTACTATTCAAACATGAATTTTACAACTAACCCATGTTACAGAACTGTACTATAACTGTATGAACAAACAAGAACAATATCTAACTTTAACGTCCAGTTGAAGAATTATATTAATAGTCTTATCCCCATCAAAACCTTATCAAAACCATTCCTTCATTcagaacttttgacaaataagaATCAAACACTTATAAAAAATCATCATGCTAAGAAGAGCTACAGCAACCATTCAATAAACAAGTGGACAAACTCTCTCCAAAGAGATTgaactacatttttctttttactaaTAGTGGAATTTTTTATATCAAACCATAATAACTGTAAATTCAAACACCAAAAAAACAGCTTTTCAACTTgtcttttctttcttttacaGGAACAGATTTTATGGAACCATTTCTAACTGTTAGGGCCCACAGATAGGGTGGGCCCGGTCAGTATCTACTAACTTAAGATCATGACACGTATAAGTTTGAACGGTTGGTAGTGGATAACACAGATGGGGTTGAAGACTAAGCTTCAGTGTTGAGTTTTTGTGTTTAGAGGTTAATAAGACAAGAATTTAATTGAGAGAAAGAATCAAAATCTAATAAAGGTGAAAATTGTGTGAAGAATGTGATGTGGATGAGAAGATGGGACTTTTGGTTGAGGGATTGACTAATAAGGATGAGAATGGAAATATTTGTTTTATGGTCATTCATTTTCTTTCATGGAGTCCATTGGTTCACAAGATGCCAAAGTTTTATCCCAGCCCAAACAATTAAGCACTAGTGGTTCTCAAATGCCGATGTGTCCAAAGACAAAAATATAATCTGTTTTTATGTATGTACCATAAGTATTGTTTTACTGTAAGGTAAGTTTAGATATTTATATGTAAACTTTAAGTTACTCtatgaggtttttttttttaggagGAAAAAACTAGTTACTCTAGAAGAATAAAATGGATTTGAGAAGGGGAAAAAACTAGTTAGATTCTAATCCATGtccaaatcaaacaaaatgatAAAAAAGGATATCTTTTTGAAATATCAATCCTATCGTAGTTAACCTAGACATACTTCTGTCGAATTAATAAAAAACCGATACatgatatttatttattattaaacTTATTGCTCTCAAACAACTGAATATACAAGAAAAATTGGTACAACAGTAGTACGATAATCATATAATTGATTTTGTTAACGAAATTATAATCTCAAGATGTTAAATGCATATCAATAATACCCATTATACTTGATCTTTATAATTCAAACTAAAACCCTACAATCGTCAATCAACCAATATGTCAATGATCTGATAACAAACGCGAAAATCATTTAGATCTTCGAAGAATAATTGAGTGAAGATAAAGCTTAAcacgtttatttatttatttttttagcatTGGTGCCAGATGGTTCATCTCTATCACATAGGATTAATCCTAGGTTAGCATCATAATCGTTAAATTTATAAGTTGGTAGTGAAGATGAATTTCGGTGAAaacataatgttttttttttaatgatggtTTCTCTGATGAGGTTTAACTGTTCAAGAGACTGTAACTTTCGGATTTTTGGGAAGAATATGTATTATTGATCGATGAACTTAAGTTCTAGTACCTGTTCGACATTTTTTCCCGGTTTTAGGAAGTCAATACCTCTCATACAGTTTTATTTCCTCCTCGTAATTTTTCCCTTTACAAAACCATTTTTTCCCTCCTATTAACATGTCCTGTTCTTTTTAATGTACTTCTCAATTATTGTTTCTACAAGATTACTGGATATTGTTGCCATCCCACCTTATATGAATCATGAGTTCATCAAGTGCATACAATTGGAGTTGATAATCAACAAACCTTCATCATAAATTTGAAGAAGACATGCTTCAAAACAACTCAATTTGAATAAAAACATGATTACTTATTAGGAAACCTCAAATTTATGATCCCTATAAactaaagtgttagagcattgctcggtcgaactcgcatacgttgctatctcaagcatgtttgtcaatgttagtgatcaaaactataagttttgatttctagcctatttagatgtctcggactaggacatagattgtgtagttgagctttagatttcacgacgttcatcatttgaagacgaagaactactaaggggagcttgtggaacttcatcaacaaaaggtatgtggagactgaaactcatctatcacttggaaagtctatttctactctatctcctatattgagacataagtcgtgttacgatatagttttctactatacacaattgagatttcgagctgagtttaactcgcttatatatttctcggaatatatgttggcaagctttcaattcgaccaagttcatcttacattcttgacgaaagtcagaatatgatcatatgaaaattgccgagtaacatcttacatggtttgtgtgacacaatcattttggtgaagacttggaatgtttcattatgataatttcaataacttgaaaatcgctttgttgCTAATAGtattgtgaaaacgactattgtcatcctctaagaaagtttcaatgattgaaataaagagtatataatcaagtaaccatgtttggatataaacatagtgcgttaatcacattagtgtgcaagtccaaaaccgggagcctgaagtatgcgtacccgtacgcgtactggcggttgctgatgtctggacaagtatgtgtacccataggcatactggcggaaagttcacctcCGTGAAAAtgtgctggagtttggaagagtgTTGAAGTATGtgcacccgtacacgtactggcataaccaaactcggtccggctacttaagtatgcgtacccgtttgcatacttgagtgggttactttctaaaatcggttgtgtacacgaacttaaacatttataaaataaggaatgcaatctttgcaaaccgtggctataatgttcatgaattgattcgagtgaatcaaaccgattttgtttcaattatgttcttatatacttttatgagaatatagcaattgaacggctctttaactagtttcatttgagtcatttgaactagttatggataagatgagtatggttgatatgagagttaatcatatggctaacttcggttaactattgataAGCCagcatggtgtacacgtttgggtacggttacataaacctaaatgagggtacattttatttgtgtgtaacaagctaggtttgatttaacggttgaaagatattagcttggttaaatcaggtttttcatctaaaggtgaataatgaatgctttgttaccaaggtaacttagattgcaaaccctgatttgaaaactatataaaggagaactctagcaactgggaaacctaatccccacacctcctatgtgttactagttgcattaactagagtcgattttcttttaaccttaggtttctatcgagaccctgtaggttaacgacttgaaagacttcattgggattgtgaagccagacccaactatatcTCTTGTAgtcgcgtgttctgatcttgcccgattctatcgtttgagtactatcttctttaacatttgctcgagattaatttttctgataggcaagataaaacatgatcacaaatatctttgtctcatcgtttgtgattccacaatatctggtTTCAccatcatatgatttagattattgtaaggtgattgataatactagactgttcttcggaaatataattctggtttatcaattggttccttttcaccttgatttatcaatagccgaaacaaaaactcttgggtatttctgtaggagacagatttgttcaatctataaacttttctgtgtgagacagatttgcttatcaagtcttcgactttgtgtcgtagcaactcttagttgtgggtgagatcagctaagggaatcgagtgcgtagtatcctgttgggatcagagacgtaaggagcgcaactgtaccttgaatcagtgtgagattgattaggcttcaactatagtccagtgcgaagttcattggtagtaggctagtgtctgtagcggcttaatacagtgtggtgttcaatctggactaggattcgggatttttcttcatttgcgatttcctcattaacaaaattctagtgtttgtgttatttcttttccgcattatattttgttgtataattgaaatatcataggttgtgcgttgaatcgatcaatttggaaatccaacctttggttgttgattgaaattgattgatccttgaacattggtctttggtaccgttcaagtttactcctcttatatttaatcaggctcgcagatttctattttctgattgcggattgaattaagagattgagatattaactcctcgatatacttttttctagattgagtctgactgtatagttgattctatagaaagtatattggagtaagtcctctcagattgccaaacgaattgttgggtgtggttgttagacccccgcattttcaattggtatcagagaaggaaaacatgttaaagaccttataagtctgtgtttatagcgatttgATATGGAAAAGAAT
Coding sequences within:
- the LOC113275645 gene encoding protein CHUP1, chloroplastic-like, whose translation is MIARVGFLLAASVATYAIKQITGKKPSPPPASVVIKPPENGEATIEPEVVEREEVVDFTISPEEEEKEEEEIHEQEKETEVDEEKNDEEKTEEIKGEEEEIEGEDDEEVKRISSVINPSLSNPCFLEEDEILPEFEDFLSGQIDYPLPNDKYDLRQDNEKDRMYELEMANNANELERLRNLVKELEEREVKLEGELLEYYGLKEQESDVTELQRQVKIKSVEIDMLNVTINSLQAERKKLQDEISQGVVARKELEIARNKIKELQRQIQLDANQTRGQLLMLKQQVTGLQSKEEATFKNDSEVEKKLKAVSELEMTVVELKRKNKELQFEKRDLMVKLDAAETKIRNLSNMTETELVAQAREDVSNLRHANEDLQKQVEGLQLNRFSEVEELVYLRWVNACLRFELRNNQTAAGKPSARDLSTNLSPKSQERAKQLMLEYAGSERGQGDTDLESIASPSSPGSEDFENASMDSSFSRNSSFSKKTSLIQKLKKWGKGKDDSSMLSSPSRSIGSPSRSYRPSMSRGPLESLMIRNASDSVAITTFGKEQESADSPETPNLQRIRSRVPSSDSLVNVAESFQLMSKSVDGVIDEKYPAYKDRHKLALEREKAIKEKAEQARTERFTGVYSSPDSQGKVGDRKPAILPPKLAKIKEKVVVTGGSGEQTNNDATEVASQVVSKIKYADIEKRPPRVPRPPPKSSGGGPGAAVANANSPGGIPPPPRPPGGPPPPPPPPGGGPPRPPPPPGSLSKGPGTGDKVHRAPELVEFYQSLMKREAKKDTTLVTSSTSNTASARSNMIGEIENRSTFLLAVKADVETQGDFVQSLATEVRACSFTNIEDLLSFVNWLDEELSFLVDERAVLKHFDWPEGKADALREAAFEYQDLMKLEKRVSTFVDDPKLSCDAALKKMYSLLEKVESSVYALLRTRDMAVSRYKEFGIPVDWLLDSGVVGKIKLASVQLARKYMKRVASELDASNVPEKEPNREFLLLQGVRFAFRVHQFAGGFDAESMRAFEELRGRAHAQKTDEQNTSES